CGGCGGTCTGGCCGAGATTGCGCCGGAAATTGATCACGCGCACCCGCGCATCCCCGGCGGCGACCGCGCTCAGCTTGGCTTCCGTGCCATCGCGCGAGCCATCATTGACGAAGATGACCTCAAACGGTTTGCCCAGCGCCTCAAGCGCCGGTTGCAGCGCCTGCCAGAGCGGGAAAATGTTCTCGTCCTCGTTGAAGACGGGGATGAGCACCGAAATATACACCGCCTCGCGCATCAGCCGCGCCTCGTCCCGCAGGAGGCCGGCACGCTGCTGTCATGGCGCTCACGCGCGGGGCCTGTGACGGCGCGGCGCGTCCGGCCTCGCCGCAAGGTAACGGCAGATGCGGGCGGGTTGTTCATCCGGCCTTCCGCAGAGGCTGTCATCGCGGCGCGCGGCGGTCGCGCGCCAGAACCAGAAGATCGCATGACAGTCCGATACCCCCGAAGATGATCTGGACGCCGAGCAGCGCCAGGCCCAGAGCCAAAGCGGCTTCGGAGCCGACGCCGAACATGTCGAGCAGCCCGATCAGCGACGCTTCGCGTAACCCCAGCCCGGCCAGGGCGACAGGCGCCAGAAGAATGATGGTCAGGGCGCCGAGAATGACGCACCAGGCGAGGAAGCCCAGCTCGATACCCAGTCCACGCGCGAGCATCAACGTGCCCGCGACGGACAGAAATTGTGCGATCAGCCCCCATGCCAGCGACAGAAACACCAAGCCGGGACGTTTCACAAGGTCCTGCCAGTTTCTCAGGAAGTCGATCAGGTGACGGCCAAGTCGAGCGCGCCAGCCTGTTGTCGGGTCTTTCAGCACATAGGCGACGAGCGGGCGGAGCAGCCGCCGCGAGCCCATCATCGCGGCGAGGGCGGCGAGGGCACTGATGCCGATCAAGGCCGCCAGCATGAGCCCGACGCCGCGGCCGAGCGGCAGGGCGGTGAGCCCGGCGAGCAGCATCACCAGCACGCTGGCCAGGCCGGTCACCTTGTCGAAGGTGACCGAGGAGGCGGCGCGGCTGAAGCCCGTGCCGGGCGCGCGCCCGAGGCGGAAGGCCTTCACCGCGTCGCCAGCGAGCTGGCCCGGCAACATCAGCGCATAGGCCTGCGCCAGCAGCGTGAAGCCGAGAAGTTGCCACAGGCTCCTTTGCGGCAGGAGGACGCGCAGCTTGGCGGCGTTGCTCAGGTGCACGAGAAAATACAGGCCGAGCGCGGCGAGGCCATGAACCGGCTCAAGGCTCCCCAACCGTGCCAGCGTGCCCGGCAGATCCACGGTCATCAGCAGGAGGACGAGGATGATGACGCTGACGGCGGCTTGTAAGCGCAGGAGCATGACGGGCCGCTTCAATGGGTCGGACCAAGCGGCGGTCTGCGGACACTTTACGGCTCGCCCGCGCGCACTCGACACATGCTGAGTACCGCCATATGCGTGAGTCGGCAACGTGCGGTTACAAAGCGAAAGCCCTGCGCCGCGGGTGACACGCCGCGCCGTGGCGGTCTCATGGGGATCCGGTGCCCGGCGCGATTCGCGCCGGTGCATGGGGAGGTGGAGAGCGGGCATGTGTGGGATCGCCGGTTTTGTGGGGCCGGGCACGGGCGCGGACCTGCGCGCCATGACCGATGCGCTGCAGCACCGGGGACCGGACGACAGCGGCACCTATGAGGATCGCAGCCTGCCCGGCGCGCCAGTACAACTGGGCTTCCGGCGGCTCGCCATTGTCGATCTGGAGGGCGGGCGCCAGCCCATGCAGACCGCCGATGGCGCGCTGGTCGTCGTCTTCAATGGCGAGATCTACAATCATGTCGAGCTGCGCGCCGCGCTGGAGCAGAGCGGCCACCGCTTCGAGACCGATCATTCCGACACCGAGGTGCTGCTCCATGGCTATCGCCAGTGGGGGGAGGGGCTGGTCGAGCGCCTGAGCGGCATGTTCGCCTTCTGCGTCTATGACCGCCGGGCCGGGCGCCTGCTGCTGGCGCGCGATCATTTCGGCAAGAAGCCGCTGTTCTACGCCCGCACGCGGGAGGGGTTCGTCTTCGCCTCGGAGGCGACGGCGCTGCTGCGGCACCCGTCGGTGTCGGACGCGGTCGATGCCGAGGCGGTGCTGAAATATTTCGCCTATGGCTTCGTGCCGGCGCCCCGCTCGATCTACCGCGACATCGCCAAGCTGCCCGGCGGCTGCCTGATGAGCGTCGATCTCGCCACCGGGCAGATGCAGACCCGCCGCTATTGGGAATACCGCATGGCGGTGGACGATCCCCCGCCCGGCAGCATTGAGGATTGGGCCGAGGAACTGCGCCATCTGCTCGGCCAGGCCGTCGAGCGCCGCCTCGCCGCCGATGTGCCGCTCGGCTTCTTCCTCTCGGGCGGCATCGACAGCACGGCGGTGGTCGCGCTGGCGGCGGCGCGCCGCGATCCGGCGAGCATGAAGACCTACACGATCGGCTTCAACGAGCCGAGCTATGATGAATCGGCGATCGCCGCCGCCATGGCCCGCCATTACGGCACCGACCATCACGCCACCACGCTCGACCTCGATCTGGCGGCCCGGATGATGCCGCAGCTGCTGCGCGGGCTCGACGACCCGATCGCCGATGCCTCGATCCTGCCGACGCATCTGCTGTGCGGCTTCGCCCGGCGGGACGTGACGGTCGCGCTCAGCGGCGACGGGGGCGACGAGCTGTTCGCCGGCTACGACACCTTCGCCGCCCTGCGCACCGCGCGGGCCTATCACCGCCTGGTGCCCGGCTGGGCGCATCGCGGCATCAGCGCCGCCGCCGAGTATCTGCCGCGCTCGGACGCCAATATGAGCCTCGATTTCAAGATCCGCCGGGCGCTGCGCGGGCTCGGCCACGCGCCGGCGCACTGGATGCCGTCCTGGCTCGGGCCCGCCAGCCTTGAGGACATGGCGCGCCTGTTCGGCACCACGCTCGATCCGCACGCGCTCTATGAGGAGGCGGAGGCGCTGTGGGCGAGCGGCGCCAGCCCGCACGATGTCGACCGCTCGCTGGAATATTACGGCCGCTTCTATTTGGGCGAGAACCTGCTCATCAAGGCCGACCGCGCCAGCATGCTGGCCTCGCTCGAGGTGCGCTCGCCCTTCCTCGATCGCGATCTCGTCGCCTTCGCCAGCCGCCTGCCGGCCTCGGTGAAGATGCGGGGCGGGGTGCGCAAATGGATCCTCAAAAAGGCCATGGCGCCGCTCGTGCCCGCGCAGATTCTCGACCGGCCGAAAAAGGGCTTCGGCATTCCGGTCTCGCGCTGGCTGCGCCACATGGAGCTACCCTCGCGCGACGCCAGCGCCCGCCTCGGGCTCGATCACGCGACGCTGGAGGGCTACTGGAGCGACCACCGCAAGGGCCGGGCCGACCATCGAGGTTTGCTCTGGGCCGCCGTCGTGCTCGCCACCATGCTGGACCGGCCCTGATGATGGGCTGACGACGCGCGGCCTCGACCATAAACCGTCTCAGGGCGCCCCCGGAGCCTCAGGCCGCACATAGACCGTCACATTATCAACGGTGATCGCCCGGTAGCCCGCCGCCAGCAGCGCGTCGAGATAACGTTTGGCCCAGACCGGC
Above is a window of Ancylobacter sp. WKF20 DNA encoding:
- a CDS encoding lysylphosphatidylglycerol synthase transmembrane domain-containing protein; amino-acid sequence: MLLRLQAAVSVIILVLLLMTVDLPGTLARLGSLEPVHGLAALGLYFLVHLSNAAKLRVLLPQRSLWQLLGFTLLAQAYALMLPGQLAGDAVKAFRLGRAPGTGFSRAASSVTFDKVTGLASVLVMLLAGLTALPLGRGVGLMLAALIGISALAALAAMMGSRRLLRPLVAYVLKDPTTGWRARLGRHLIDFLRNWQDLVKRPGLVFLSLAWGLIAQFLSVAGTLMLARGLGIELGFLAWCVILGALTIILLAPVALAGLGLREASLIGLLDMFGVGSEAALALGLALLGVQIIFGGIGLSCDLLVLARDRRAPR
- the asnB gene encoding asparagine synthase (glutamine-hydrolyzing), which gives rise to MCGIAGFVGPGTGADLRAMTDALQHRGPDDSGTYEDRSLPGAPVQLGFRRLAIVDLEGGRQPMQTADGALVVVFNGEIYNHVELRAALEQSGHRFETDHSDTEVLLHGYRQWGEGLVERLSGMFAFCVYDRRAGRLLLARDHFGKKPLFYARTREGFVFASEATALLRHPSVSDAVDAEAVLKYFAYGFVPAPRSIYRDIAKLPGGCLMSVDLATGQMQTRRYWEYRMAVDDPPPGSIEDWAEELRHLLGQAVERRLAADVPLGFFLSGGIDSTAVVALAAARRDPASMKTYTIGFNEPSYDESAIAAAMARHYGTDHHATTLDLDLAARMMPQLLRGLDDPIADASILPTHLLCGFARRDVTVALSGDGGDELFAGYDTFAALRTARAYHRLVPGWAHRGISAAAEYLPRSDANMSLDFKIRRALRGLGHAPAHWMPSWLGPASLEDMARLFGTTLDPHALYEEAEALWASGASPHDVDRSLEYYGRFYLGENLLIKADRASMLASLEVRSPFLDRDLVAFASRLPASVKMRGGVRKWILKKAMAPLVPAQILDRPKKGFGIPVSRWLRHMELPSRDASARLGLDHATLEGYWSDHRKGRADHRGLLWAAVVLATMLDRP